A genomic segment from Thermococcus sp. encodes:
- a CDS encoding DUF356 domain-containing protein, with the protein MRNTMVLVRADNFQKASVALADLVRYGGMKIRGDPRIIPPALSDWAFEKISGEKPRKKFKAHVVAQIDLSPGKAIGRLMDIHPPAHVLVIPPDTEVWEELMRLWGTFEKLRGFHPPKRTKAEEVRRKAEKKRREDWEIEEP; encoded by the coding sequence ATGAGAAACACGATGGTTTTGGTACGAGCCGACAACTTTCAGAAGGCGAGTGTGGCTTTGGCTGACCTCGTGAGGTACGGAGGAATGAAGATTCGCGGTGACCCAAGGATAATTCCTCCCGCTCTGTCCGACTGGGCCTTTGAGAAAATCAGCGGTGAGAAGCCGAGGAAGAAGTTTAAAGCCCACGTCGTTGCCCAGATAGACCTGTCCCCGGGGAAAGCCATCGGGAGGCTCATGGACATCCATCCGCCGGCCCACGTTCTCGTTATCCCGCCTGATACAGAAGTCTGGGAGGAACTCATGCGCCTCTGGGGGACCTTTGAAAAGCTTCGCGGTTTTCACCCGCCGAAGAGGACAAAGGCCGAAGAAGTAAGGAGGAAAGCCGAGAAGAAAAGGAGGGAGGATTGGGAGATTGAAGAGCCTTAG
- a CDS encoding multiprotein bridging factor aMBF1, whose protein sequence is MSKAKPRYCEICGAPIRGPGHRIRLEGAEVLVCDRCYEKYGRKKSGFSIMPTRREPRRRPTPAPRPRREPKPYRERPLYTEEIVEDFAERVYKAIQRSGKSYEELSHEIGLSVNDLRAIAHGYREPTIKEAKKLEKYFKITLIERVEEEFEEKKTIPKDYEPTLGDIANIRIRKRKK, encoded by the coding sequence ATGAGCAAGGCCAAGCCCCGCTACTGCGAGATATGTGGTGCCCCAATAAGGGGCCCGGGCCACAGGATAAGGCTGGAAGGTGCCGAGGTTCTCGTCTGCGACCGCTGTTATGAGAAGTACGGCAGGAAGAAGTCCGGGTTCAGCATAATGCCCACGAGAAGGGAACCAAGGAGGAGACCTACTCCCGCTCCTAGGCCAAGGAGAGAACCAAAACCCTACCGTGAGAGGCCCCTCTACACCGAGGAAATCGTCGAGGACTTCGCAGAGAGGGTTTACAAGGCCATACAGAGGAGTGGCAAAAGCTACGAGGAGTTATCGCACGAGATTGGGCTTTCCGTCAACGACCTTCGCGCCATAGCCCACGGTTACCGCGAGCCGACGATAAAGGAAGCTAAAAAGCTTGAGAAGTATTTCAAAATTACTCTCATAGAACGCGTCGAGGAAGAATTCGAGGAGAAAAAGACAATTCCAAAAGACTACGAGCCTACCCTGGGCGATATAGCCAACATCAGGATTAGGAAAAGGAAAAAGTAA
- a CDS encoding GNAT family N-acetyltransferase → MAEVRIEKLKELDQETLERLIEIYMNAYEGMREYGGEGESYAKRYLRWCWSKAKDGFFVAKIGDRIVGFIVCDNDWYSKYEGRTVGAIHEFAVDKEYQGHGIGRKLMEKCLEYLKDKDVELWVGEKNEKAKRFYREYGFREVGKHGIWVRMVRRTES, encoded by the coding sequence ATGGCGGAAGTTAGAATAGAGAAGCTAAAGGAACTCGACCAGGAAACGCTTGAGAGGCTGATAGAGATTTACATGAACGCCTACGAGGGGATGCGCGAATACGGCGGTGAGGGAGAGAGCTATGCAAAGCGTTATTTGAGGTGGTGCTGGAGCAAGGCCAAAGATGGCTTTTTTGTTGCAAAAATCGGCGATAGGATAGTCGGCTTCATAGTCTGTGATAATGACTGGTATAGCAAGTACGAGGGCAGAACTGTGGGCGCAATCCACGAGTTTGCCGTTGACAAAGAGTATCAGGGACACGGGATAGGGAGGAAACTCATGGAGAAGTGCTTGGAGTATCTAAAAGACAAGGACGTCGAGCTCTGGGTCGGCGAAAAGAACGAAAAGGCCAAGAGGTTCTACAGGGAGTATGGATTCAGAGAAGTCGGGAAGCACGGTATATGGGTGAGGATGGTTAGGCGAACCGAAAGCTAG
- a CDS encoding Zn-ribbon domain-containing OB-fold protein produces MTRPMQVSRYWRHFREKYRLIGGKCENGHVFFPYREVCPVCGSRNVEEYEFSGKGKVLTWTIVRNPPSGFEYYKPYPLALVQLEEGPVVLAQLTDVEPEEIHEGMEVEMVTRKVREFEEDGIILYAYKFRPVLK; encoded by the coding sequence ATGACCCGCCCGATGCAGGTTTCCCGCTACTGGAGGCACTTCCGCGAGAAATACAGGCTCATAGGCGGAAAGTGTGAGAACGGCCACGTCTTCTTCCCCTACAGGGAAGTCTGTCCCGTCTGTGGCTCAAGGAACGTCGAAGAATACGAGTTCAGCGGAAAAGGGAAGGTTCTCACGTGGACAATCGTTAGGAACCCGCCGAGCGGTTTTGAATACTACAAGCCCTATCCCTTGGCTTTGGTCCAGCTTGAAGAGGGACCGGTCGTTCTGGCACAGCTCACCGACGTTGAGCCCGAGGAGATACACGAGGGCATGGAGGTCGAGATGGTAACGAGAAAGGTCAGGGAGTTCGAGGAGGACGGAATAATCCTTTACGCCTACAAGTTCAGGCCCGTTTTGAAGTGA
- a CDS encoding thiolase domain-containing protein, whose protein sequence is MRKAVIIGAGMVPVGEHWRLSLRDIAVEALLNAMNDAGIDKVDSLYVGNMASGSFVEQENLGALIADWAGLGNIPAVKVEAACASGGAAVQEGAKAVLSGLEDVVAVVGVEKMTDAWPSDATRYLAYAADAEWELFHGASFVALNALIMRLYMKTYGYTEEDLALFAVNAHANGAKNPYAMFKRPITVETVMKSPYVADPLKLFDASPVCDGAAAVIITTPEKAKELGVPREKWVEIAGIGRATDTINLANREDFLTLKAAKIAAERAYKMAGVTPKDIDFFEVHDAFTVMAALSLEALGVAEKGKGALLAKEGQIAIDADYPIQTMGGLKSRGHPVGATGVYQTVEAVLQLRGEAPEGIQVPDAEIGLTQNIGGTGSNITVNVLRRV, encoded by the coding sequence ATGAGGAAGGCCGTCATAATCGGTGCCGGAATGGTTCCGGTTGGGGAACACTGGAGGCTCTCACTTAGGGATATAGCCGTTGAAGCCCTGCTCAACGCGATGAACGACGCTGGGATAGACAAAGTTGATTCCCTCTACGTGGGGAACATGGCTTCTGGTTCCTTCGTCGAGCAAGAAAACTTGGGAGCTCTGATAGCAGACTGGGCTGGCCTGGGTAACATTCCAGCTGTTAAGGTCGAGGCTGCCTGTGCCTCAGGCGGTGCGGCAGTTCAGGAGGGAGCTAAGGCAGTCCTCAGCGGGTTGGAAGATGTCGTTGCCGTCGTCGGTGTCGAGAAGATGACGGACGCCTGGCCGAGCGACGCTACGCGCTATCTGGCTTACGCCGCCGATGCAGAGTGGGAGCTCTTCCACGGCGCGAGCTTCGTCGCTTTAAACGCGCTCATAATGAGGCTCTACATGAAGACCTACGGCTACACCGAAGAGGACCTCGCTCTCTTCGCGGTCAACGCCCACGCGAATGGAGCTAAAAACCCCTACGCGATGTTCAAGAGGCCGATAACGGTTGAAACTGTAATGAAGAGTCCCTACGTAGCGGACCCGCTCAAGCTCTTCGATGCCTCGCCCGTCTGCGACGGGGCAGCGGCGGTGATAATCACGACACCGGAGAAAGCTAAGGAACTTGGCGTTCCCAGGGAGAAGTGGGTTGAGATAGCGGGAATTGGAAGGGCCACCGATACTATAAACCTCGCCAACAGGGAGGACTTCCTTACGCTCAAGGCGGCAAAGATTGCAGCGGAGAGGGCCTACAAAATGGCAGGGGTAACTCCAAAGGACATAGACTTCTTCGAGGTTCACGATGCGTTTACCGTTATGGCCGCTTTAAGCTTAGAAGCCCTGGGCGTAGCGGAGAAGGGCAAAGGTGCCCTCCTGGCTAAGGAAGGCCAGATAGCGATTGATGCTGACTATCCAATCCAGACGATGGGCGGACTAAAGAGCAGGGGGCACCCTGTTGGAGCAACGGGAGTTTACCAGACAGTTGAGGCCGTCTTACAGCTCCGGGGTGAAGCTCCTGAAGGAATACAGGTTCCAGATGCCGAAATCGGCCTGACCCAGAACATAGGTGGAACCGGCTCGAACATAACCGTTAACGTCCTCAGGAGGGTGTGA
- a CDS encoding hydroxymethylglutaryl-CoA synthase, translated as MRKLLKPKREVGIIGYGAYVPMYRIKAEEIGRVWGVSSFPIQEKSVPGLDEDAITIGLEAARNALKRAQIDPKLIRAVWLGTESKPYAVKPSGTVIAEAIGATPDVSAADFEFACKAGTEAIQAAIGFVGSGMADYAMAIGADTSQGRPGDHLEFTAAAGGAAYIIAPKSSETVAYFEASYSYVTDTPDFWRRQHEHYPRHGNRFTGEPAYFHQIINAAKTLMEELGYTPNDFDYAVFHQPNVKFPLTAAKILGIPKEKVLPGLLSGIIGNTYSGATLVGVSAVLDIAKPGDRILWVSFGSGAGSDAFSLVVQDAIEEKRDLAPKTMDYVNRKKYIDYALYAKHRGKYIM; from the coding sequence ATGCGGAAGTTGCTGAAGCCAAAGAGGGAAGTAGGCATCATCGGCTACGGCGCCTACGTTCCGATGTATAGAATCAAGGCCGAAGAGATAGGCAGGGTTTGGGGAGTTTCAAGCTTTCCTATCCAGGAGAAGTCGGTTCCAGGCCTTGATGAGGACGCGATAACGATAGGTCTTGAAGCGGCTAGAAATGCCCTCAAGAGAGCCCAGATAGACCCCAAGCTTATTAGGGCCGTTTGGTTAGGAACCGAGAGCAAGCCCTACGCGGTAAAGCCAAGCGGTACTGTAATAGCGGAGGCCATAGGCGCGACTCCCGACGTTAGCGCGGCCGACTTCGAGTTCGCCTGTAAGGCTGGAACCGAGGCAATACAGGCTGCTATCGGCTTCGTTGGTTCGGGCATGGCAGATTACGCTATGGCCATAGGAGCCGACACCTCTCAGGGAAGACCTGGCGACCACCTTGAGTTCACCGCCGCGGCCGGGGGTGCGGCCTACATAATAGCCCCGAAGAGTTCAGAAACGGTCGCCTACTTCGAGGCGAGCTATTCCTATGTAACCGACACCCCCGACTTCTGGAGGAGGCAACATGAACACTACCCGAGGCACGGCAACCGCTTTACGGGTGAACCTGCATACTTCCACCAGATAATAAACGCCGCCAAGACACTCATGGAGGAGCTTGGCTACACTCCAAACGACTTTGATTATGCCGTCTTCCACCAGCCCAACGTCAAGTTTCCTCTCACCGCTGCAAAAATACTCGGTATCCCAAAGGAGAAGGTCCTTCCAGGACTGCTCAGCGGGATAATAGGAAACACCTACAGCGGGGCAACCCTAGTTGGCGTTTCCGCGGTCTTGGATATAGCCAAACCAGGCGACAGAATCCTGTGGGTGAGCTTTGGTTCTGGAGCCGGGAGTGATGCCTTCAGTCTCGTCGTTCAGGATGCCATAGAGGAGAAGCGCGATTTGGCTCCAAAGACCATGGACTACGTGAACAGGAAGAAGTACATTGACTATGCGCTCTATGCCAAGCATAGGGGCAAGTACATAATGTGA
- a CDS encoding fibrillarin-like rRNA/tRNA 2'-O-methyltransferase produces the protein MKVKKHRFPGVYIVIDDDGSEKIATKNLVPGQRVYGERVIKFEGDEYRIWNPSRSKLGAAILNSLKNFPIKPGSTVLYLGIASGTTASHVSDIVGWEGKIFGVEFSPRVLRELVPIVEERRNIVPILGDATKPEGYRALVPKVDVIFEDVAQPTQAKILIDNAKVYLKSRGYGMISVKSRSIDVTKEPEEVFKEVERELSEYFEVIERLSLEPYEKDHALFVVRKP, from the coding sequence ATGAAGGTTAAGAAGCACAGGTTTCCGGGCGTTTACATCGTTATTGACGACGACGGGAGCGAGAAGATAGCAACCAAAAACCTCGTTCCCGGGCAGAGAGTTTACGGCGAGAGGGTTATCAAATTTGAGGGAGATGAATACAGGATTTGGAACCCGAGCAGGTCAAAACTTGGCGCGGCAATCCTCAATAGCCTTAAGAACTTCCCGATTAAGCCCGGTTCAACAGTCCTCTACCTCGGAATAGCGAGCGGAACTACAGCATCTCACGTCAGCGACATCGTCGGCTGGGAAGGTAAGATATTCGGAGTTGAGTTTTCACCGAGAGTTCTCAGGGAACTCGTCCCCATCGTGGAGGAGAGGAGGAACATAGTTCCCATACTCGGCGACGCGACGAAGCCAGAGGGCTACCGCGCGCTGGTTCCGAAGGTGGACGTTATCTTCGAGGATGTTGCACAGCCAACGCAGGCGAAAATCCTGATAGACAACGCGAAGGTATACCTCAAGAGCAGAGGCTACGGCATGATATCGGTCAAGAGTAGGAGCATAGATGTAACGAAAGAACCTGAGGAAGTATTTAAGGAGGTCGAGAGGGAGCTCTCTGAGTACTTCGAGGTCATCGAGAGGCTTTCGCTTGAACCCTATGAGAAGGACCACGCTCTCTTCGTTGTCAGAAAGCCGTGA
- a CDS encoding C/D box methylation guide ribonucleoprotein complex aNOP56 subunit (functions along with aFIB and aL7a; guides 2'-O-methylation of ribose to specific sites in RNAs) produces MKAYIAENVRGIYAFDESGKLIASRPFAGKPEVSLDKLLKGEPNDELLAFLDELKGEGYDEFVVEDTELSRKLRELNYNVTAEFPNVAGEKLRSNPAEFLGKNWFDEYYSVGVALTRLRIQEQSGARDKMIIQAIEALDDIDKVINLLVSRLREWYGLHFPELDEILPKHPQYVAFVKEIGPRENVTRERLEKLGFSEGKIEKILKASEKSMGAPLGKFDSEIIRKLASEISDLYKLREQIEDYLEMAMDEVAPNLKALVGAKLAARLMSLAGGLKELAMMPASTIQVLGAEKALFRHLRTGAKPPKHGVIFQYPAINRSPWWQRGKIARALAGKLAIAARVDYFSGEYIGEELKKELEQRIQEIKEKYPNPPKRKAKPEKKKKFKPKKSKKEKRGQKERRGKGKPNKKKKKKSKGGKR; encoded by the coding sequence ATGAAGGCTTACATCGCTGAAAACGTTAGGGGTATTTACGCCTTCGACGAGAGCGGGAAGCTCATCGCGAGCAGACCCTTCGCTGGAAAGCCGGAGGTAAGCCTCGACAAACTCCTAAAAGGCGAGCCGAACGACGAGTTACTGGCTTTCCTCGACGAGCTCAAGGGTGAAGGCTACGACGAGTTCGTCGTTGAGGACACTGAGCTGAGCAGAAAACTAAGGGAGCTTAACTACAACGTCACCGCCGAGTTCCCGAACGTTGCTGGGGAAAAGCTCCGCTCAAATCCTGCTGAATTTCTCGGCAAGAACTGGTTCGACGAGTACTACTCAGTGGGCGTGGCATTGACCAGGCTCCGGATACAGGAGCAGAGCGGTGCAAGGGACAAGATGATAATACAGGCAATCGAAGCACTCGATGACATTGACAAGGTGATTAACCTACTCGTTTCAAGGCTCAGGGAATGGTACGGTCTCCACTTTCCCGAACTCGATGAAATCCTTCCAAAGCATCCACAGTACGTTGCCTTCGTTAAGGAAATCGGCCCGAGAGAGAACGTAACGAGAGAGAGGCTTGAGAAGCTCGGCTTTTCTGAAGGAAAAATCGAGAAGATTCTCAAGGCCTCAGAAAAGTCCATGGGCGCTCCGCTCGGCAAGTTCGACAGCGAAATCATAAGAAAGCTCGCCAGCGAGATAAGCGACCTCTACAAGCTCAGGGAGCAGATTGAGGACTACCTTGAAATGGCCATGGACGAGGTCGCTCCAAACCTCAAGGCACTAGTTGGGGCTAAACTCGCCGCGAGGCTCATGAGCCTTGCCGGAGGTCTCAAGGAGCTCGCCATGATGCCCGCCTCAACAATCCAGGTCCTCGGCGCTGAAAAGGCCCTCTTCAGGCACTTAAGGACGGGGGCAAAACCGCCCAAGCACGGTGTAATATTCCAGTACCCTGCAATAAACCGCTCGCCGTGGTGGCAGAGGGGTAAGATAGCGAGAGCTTTGGCCGGAAAGCTGGCTATAGCTGCAAGGGTTGACTACTTCTCAGGCGAATACATAGGCGAGGAACTCAAGAAGGAGCTCGAGCAGAGAATACAGGAGATTAAGGAGAAGTACCCGAACCCGCCGAAGAGAAAGGCCAAACCCGAGAAGAAAAAGAAGTTCAAGCCTAAGAAGTCCAAGAAAGAAAAGAGGGGTCAGAAGGAGAGAAGAGGTAAGGGCAAACCCAACAAGAAGAAAAAGAAGAAGTCCAAGGGCGGAAAGAGGTGA
- a CDS encoding ribose 1,5-bisphosphate isomerase, translated as MPVVKEVLEIAEKIKNMEIRGAGKIARSAAYALQIQAEKSRAKDVDEFWNEMKQAAKILYETRPTAVSLPNALRYVMHRGKIAYSSGADLEQLKFIIINAAKEFIHNSENAVKRIGEIGAKRIEDGDVIMTHCHSKAAISVMKTAFDQGKDIKVIVTETRPKWQGKITAKELASYGIPVIYVVDSAARHYMKMTDKVVMGADSITVNGAVINKIGTALIALTAKEHRVWTMIAAETYKFHPETMLGQLVEIEMRDPTEVIPEEELKTWPKNIEVWNPAFDVTPPEYVDVIITERGVIPPSAAIDILKEEFGWALKYREPWED; from the coding sequence ATGCCAGTGGTGAAGGAAGTCCTGGAGATAGCGGAGAAAATAAAGAACATGGAGATACGTGGTGCAGGAAAGATAGCCCGTTCAGCGGCCTACGCGCTCCAGATACAGGCCGAGAAAAGCAGGGCAAAGGACGTTGACGAGTTCTGGAACGAGATGAAACAGGCGGCAAAGATACTCTATGAAACGAGGCCCACAGCGGTTTCCCTGCCCAACGCGCTACGTTACGTCATGCACCGCGGAAAAATAGCCTACTCTAGCGGGGCGGACCTTGAGCAGTTGAAGTTCATCATAATCAACGCCGCGAAGGAGTTCATACACAACTCCGAGAACGCAGTGAAGAGGATAGGCGAGATAGGGGCGAAGCGCATAGAGGACGGCGACGTCATAATGACCCACTGCCACAGCAAGGCCGCGATAAGCGTCATGAAAACAGCCTTTGACCAGGGCAAGGATATCAAGGTCATAGTAACGGAGACAAGACCCAAGTGGCAGGGCAAGATAACGGCCAAGGAACTGGCTTCATACGGCATTCCGGTCATTTACGTCGTTGACAGCGCGGCAAGGCATTATATGAAGATGACCGACAAGGTTGTCATGGGGGCCGACAGCATAACCGTGAACGGTGCGGTGATAAACAAGATTGGAACTGCTCTGATAGCTTTGACGGCCAAGGAGCACAGGGTCTGGACGATGATTGCTGCCGAAACCTACAAGTTCCACCCAGAGACTATGCTCGGCCAGCTGGTGGAGATAGAGATGCGCGACCCGACGGAGGTCATTCCGGAGGAAGAGCTCAAGACCTGGCCGAAGAACATCGAGGTCTGGAATCCAGCTTTTGACGTTACCCCGCCGGAGTACGTTGACGTCATCATAACGGAGCGCGGTGTCATCCCGCCGAGCGCCGCCATTGATATCCTCAAGGAGGAGTTCGGCTGGGCGTTGAAGTACCGCGAACCCTGGGAGGACTGA
- a CDS encoding PLP-dependent aminotransferase family protein, which translates to MEDKLMKKLSSEPLNFESFFSEKAMQMKASEIRELLKLVETSDVISLAGGLPAPETFPVEIIKKIAQEVLTEHADKALQYGTTKGFTPLRLALARWMEKRYGIPMSKVEIMMVAGSQQALDLIGRVFINPGDVVIVEAPTYLAALNAFKYYGPEFVSIPMDHDGMRIDILEEKLEELKKEGKRVKFVYTVSTFQNPMGVTMSLERRKRLVELAREYDFLIVEDNPYSELRYSGEPVPPIKHFDEEGRVLYLGTFSKILAPGFRLGWVSAHPHFIRKMEIAKQAVDLCANTLAQVIAWKYVENGYLDKHIPKIIEFYKPRRDAMLEALEEFMPEGVEWTKPDGGMFVWVTLPEGIDTKLMMEKAVAKGVAYVPGEAFFAHRDVKNTLRLNFTYVPEETLREGVRRLAEVIEEEIKALKK; encoded by the coding sequence ATGGAAGACAAGCTGATGAAAAAACTTTCGTCGGAGCCTCTCAACTTTGAGTCGTTCTTTTCGGAGAAGGCCATGCAGATGAAGGCTTCTGAGATTAGGGAACTTCTCAAGCTCGTCGAGACGAGCGACGTTATAAGCCTCGCAGGGGGTCTCCCCGCGCCGGAGACCTTCCCGGTCGAAATTATAAAGAAAATCGCTCAAGAGGTCCTTACTGAACACGCCGACAAGGCCCTGCAGTACGGAACGACCAAGGGATTCACACCTCTCCGCCTCGCGCTCGCGAGGTGGATGGAGAAGCGCTACGGAATTCCTATGAGCAAGGTCGAGATAATGATGGTCGCTGGGAGCCAGCAGGCCCTCGATTTAATCGGCAGGGTCTTCATAAACCCCGGGGACGTTGTCATTGTCGAGGCACCAACTTACCTTGCCGCCCTCAATGCCTTCAAGTATTACGGGCCTGAATTTGTGAGCATACCAATGGATCACGACGGAATGAGGATTGATATCCTCGAGGAAAAGCTGGAGGAGCTCAAGAAAGAAGGAAAGCGCGTTAAGTTTGTCTACACTGTCTCAACCTTCCAGAACCCGATGGGCGTTACGATGAGCCTTGAGAGGAGGAAAAGACTTGTTGAGCTGGCAAGGGAGTACGACTTCCTTATCGTTGAAGACAACCCCTACAGCGAACTCCGATACTCCGGCGAACCTGTTCCACCGATAAAGCACTTTGACGAGGAGGGTAGAGTCCTCTACCTTGGGACGTTCTCAAAAATACTCGCTCCGGGGTTCCGCCTTGGCTGGGTTTCAGCTCATCCACACTTCATAAGGAAAATGGAAATAGCGAAGCAGGCTGTTGACCTCTGCGCCAATACATTGGCTCAGGTAATAGCATGGAAGTACGTAGAGAACGGCTACCTCGACAAGCACATACCGAAGATAATCGAGTTCTACAAGCCGCGTAGGGATGCGATGCTAGAAGCTCTTGAGGAGTTTATGCCGGAGGGAGTCGAGTGGACCAAGCCAGATGGAGGAATGTTCGTCTGGGTAACCCTGCCGGAGGGTATAGACACAAAGCTCATGATGGAGAAGGCCGTTGCCAAGGGAGTCGCCTACGTTCCCGGTGAGGCCTTCTTTGCCCACAGGGACGTCAAGAACACCCTCAGGTTGAACTTCACCTACGTTCCTGAGGAGACACTTAGAGAGGGTGTCAGGAGACTTGCAGAAGTCATTGAGGAAGAGATAAAGGCTCTTAAGAAGTGA
- a CDS encoding gamma-glutamyl-gamma-aminobutyrate hydrolase family protein (Members of this family of hydrolases with an active site Cys residue belong to MEROPS family C26.): MKPLIAIIGSPWSESLSAGRAHIRRIIEAGGLPAVFSPEIEPEDVVAVADGILLIEGPDVHPRFYGEDPSPSLREVDVLRDEFEIELVKLAVDANIPVLGVGRGMHVINVALGGTLYQDLYDIPKAIKHDWSFGNTRPEQRLHTVRIKADSMLYSILKESLNVEGTNEAWTWVNSFHHQAVKRVGEGLRQVAFAVDGLIEAIESKERFIIGVQWQPEHLPEMLSIYRALIEASIKRHEETDEMRRREIEAEIREELAREQGESHHSSETSDNLPDTTQT; encoded by the coding sequence ATGAAACCGCTGATAGCGATAATCGGTTCCCCCTGGAGCGAAAGCCTTTCCGCCGGGAGGGCACACATAAGGCGCATTATAGAAGCTGGCGGGCTTCCAGCAGTTTTCAGCCCGGAGATAGAACCCGAGGACGTCGTTGCCGTGGCGGATGGAATTCTCCTCATAGAAGGGCCCGACGTTCACCCGCGTTTCTACGGCGAAGACCCCTCACCAAGTCTCAGAGAAGTTGACGTTCTGCGGGACGAGTTCGAGATTGAGCTGGTGAAGCTGGCCGTTGATGCGAACATTCCGGTGCTCGGTGTCGGGAGGGGAATGCACGTAATCAACGTCGCCCTCGGTGGAACGCTTTACCAGGACCTCTACGATATCCCGAAGGCCATAAAGCACGACTGGAGCTTTGGGAACACGAGGCCAGAGCAGAGGCTTCACACGGTTAGAATAAAAGCAGATTCAATGCTCTACTCAATTCTAAAGGAGAGCCTGAACGTTGAGGGAACCAATGAGGCCTGGACGTGGGTGAACAGCTTCCACCACCAGGCCGTAAAGCGCGTCGGTGAAGGCCTCAGACAGGTCGCCTTTGCCGTTGATGGCCTGATTGAGGCCATCGAAAGTAAGGAGCGCTTTATCATCGGCGTCCAGTGGCAACCGGAGCACCTGCCCGAGATGTTGTCCATTTACAGGGCCCTCATCGAGGCTTCAATCAAGAGGCACGAGGAAACTGACGAGATGAGGAGGCGCGAGATAGAGGCAGAAATCCGGGAGGAACTAGCTAGGGAACAAGGTGAGAGCCATCACAGCTCGGAAACGAGCGATAACCTTCCCGACACGACCCAAACGTGA
- a CDS encoding radical SAM protein, with protein MYIRPFDPWKSKLCTCPFKYTLNVYTGCDHACVYCYITSYIPNAFRVRTKENLLLKLERELRKFDRGYIIALSYSSDPYPTIERELGITRKVLELFKRYDVRCLLLTKSDIFERDLDILSEIRCAVGITVTTVNERKARLLEPNAPSPKARIMALKKAKKAGIPVYARIDPIIPFYTWEDFEETLDTLSFVSHITVSTLKLRPDSKKRMFAKFQELMEKLWPLYERGERIGGYYYLPREIRFEILREAEKKITERGITFGSCREGYRSFPSCDGSHLVP; from the coding sequence ATGTACATCCGTCCCTTCGACCCTTGGAAGTCAAAGCTCTGCACGTGTCCGTTCAAGTACACGCTAAACGTCTACACCGGTTGCGACCATGCGTGCGTCTACTGTTACATAACGAGTTATATCCCGAATGCATTCCGGGTGAGAACGAAGGAAAACCTTCTTCTAAAGCTCGAGCGAGAGCTGAGGAAGTTTGACCGGGGATACATAATAGCCCTCTCCTACTCCTCCGACCCGTATCCAACAATCGAGCGGGAGCTTGGAATAACGAGAAAAGTGCTCGAACTTTTCAAACGTTATGACGTGAGATGCCTCCTCCTGACGAAATCGGACATATTTGAAAGAGACCTGGATATTTTAAGCGAAATCCGCTGTGCCGTTGGAATAACTGTCACAACCGTCAACGAGCGGAAAGCCAGGCTCCTCGAGCCCAACGCACCCTCTCCAAAGGCCAGAATAATGGCCCTTAAGAAGGCAAAGAAAGCTGGAATCCCCGTTTACGCCAGGATAGACCCAATAATCCCTTTCTACACCTGGGAAGATTTTGAGGAAACGCTCGACACTTTAAGCTTCGTGAGTCACATCACGGTTTCGACGCTAAAGCTCAGACCTGACTCAAAGAAGAGAATGTTCGCCAAGTTTCAGGAGCTTATGGAGAAGCTATGGCCACTGTACGAGAGGGGCGAGAGGATTGGGGGCTACTACTACCTCCCAAGAGAAATCCGCTTTGAAATCCTCCGCGAGGCTGAGAAAAAGATAACGGAAAGGGGAATCACGTTTGGGTCGTGTCGGGAAGGTTATCGCTCGTTTCCGAGCTGTGATGGCTCTCACCTTGTTCCCTAG
- a CDS encoding OsmC family protein: protein MTVKGRVKWVENMQFVGSLEDGGCSIILGDGGISPMKLLLLSVAGCTAYDVVMILKKMREPIEGLEVEISGERREEYPKVYTRVHIHYKIYGKVKEDKAKRAIELSQNKYCSASAQVKLSGAELTYSLEIIGDDDE, encoded by the coding sequence ATGACCGTAAAGGGGCGCGTTAAGTGGGTTGAAAACATGCAGTTCGTCGGTTCTCTGGAGGACGGCGGGTGTTCGATAATCCTCGGCGACGGAGGAATCAGCCCTATGAAGCTCCTCCTTCTAAGCGTCGCTGGCTGTACTGCCTACGACGTGGTCATGATTCTCAAGAAGATGCGTGAGCCGATTGAAGGTTTAGAAGTTGAGATTTCGGGCGAGAGGAGAGAGGAATACCCAAAGGTTTACACTAGGGTTCACATCCACTACAAGATTTATGGAAAAGTTAAAGAGGATAAGGCAAAGCGCGCTATAGAGCTCAGTCAGAACAAGTACTGCTCCGCCTCGGCCCAGGTGAAGCTAAGCGGTGCCGAGTTGACTTACTCCCTTGAGATAATCGGGGACGATGATGAGTAA